A region from the Paenibacillus humicola genome encodes:
- a CDS encoding NfeD family protein, whose protein sequence is MRLRQLVRGKKGMLLVLLPIFALLLSAPAFAAGAQASAADLTASLHESGTLALQAQMGAAEKLADFLTGPVVRTLLFAIGFAGVAIAMIVPGLGVPGIAGIAAFALYFYGNFVTGSAGVEDILLFVIGIVLLASELFVPSFGILAALGTTSLIAGAALAAQDPKEAILSLVIAAIAAGIVVYFVARRFRHRGVWNKFILRDRLTTEEGYVSTADKKSLLGAHGAAITPLRPAGTANIGGRRIDVVTSGEFIASGTDIEVIEVEGMRVVVQRREENQHS, encoded by the coding sequence TTGCGGCTGCGGCAACTTGTAAGAGGGAAGAAAGGGATGCTGCTCGTCCTGCTGCCGATTTTTGCGCTGCTGCTCAGCGCGCCGGCGTTTGCCGCCGGAGCGCAGGCTTCGGCCGCCGATTTGACGGCTTCGCTGCATGAGAGCGGGACGCTGGCCCTGCAGGCGCAGATGGGAGCAGCGGAGAAATTGGCCGATTTTCTGACGGGGCCGGTCGTGCGGACGCTGCTGTTTGCGATCGGGTTTGCCGGCGTGGCGATTGCGATGATCGTTCCGGGTCTCGGCGTTCCGGGCATCGCGGGCATCGCCGCCTTTGCCTTGTATTTCTACGGTAATTTCGTGACCGGCTCCGCAGGGGTGGAGGATATCCTCCTCTTCGTCATCGGCATCGTCCTGCTGGCGAGCGAGCTGTTCGTCCCGAGCTTCGGCATTCTGGCCGCGCTCGGCACGACGTCGCTCATCGCCGGTGCGGCGCTTGCCGCGCAGGACCCGAAGGAAGCGATATTGTCGCTGGTTATCGCGGCGATCGCAGCGGGAATCGTCGTATACTTTGTCGCCAGACGGTTCCGGCACCGGGGCGTCTGGAACAAGTTTATTTTGCGGGACCGGCTGACGACGGAGGAAGGGTATGTGTCGACGGCGGACAAAAAGTCGCTGCTCGGCGCGCACGGGGCTGCCATTACGCCGCTGCGTCCGGCAGGGACGGCGAACATCGGGGGCCGGCGTATCGACGTCGTGACGTCGGGCGAATTTATCGCCTCGGGTACGGACATCGAAGTTATCGAGGTCGAAGGCATGCGCGTCGTCGTACAGCGGCGCGAAGAAAATCAACACTCATAA
- the yqfC gene encoding sporulation protein YqfC, giving the protein MRRFNRKLRKIAADLLDLPQDVVFDLPRVTMIGDRQLYIENHRGVLHFSSDKLRLALSKGELEVTGAQLVIRTIWTEEVFVEGVIKHIEVRDL; this is encoded by the coding sequence ATGCGCCGCTTCAATCGCAAACTTCGCAAAATAGCCGCCGATCTGCTCGATTTACCGCAGGACGTCGTATTCGATCTGCCCCGAGTGACCATGATCGGCGACCGCCAGCTTTACATCGAGAACCATCGCGGCGTGCTTCATTTCTCGAGCGACAAGCTGCGCCTGGCGCTCAGTAAAGGCGAGCTGGAGGTAACGGGGGCTCAGCTGGTCATCCGGACCATCTGGACGGAAGAAGTATTCGTGGAAGGCGTCATCAAGCACATCGAGGTGCGCGATTTATAA
- the rpiA gene encoding ribose-5-phosphate isomerase RpiA — MNQDSSAQATGKRAAAEEAVRRIESGMTVGLGTGSTAVYAIRKIGEFVQGGLSIRAVATSVQSERLARELGIPISPFADIDGIDVTIDGADEVDGAFNAIKGGGGALLREKIVAAASRTLILVVDESKVVRRLGAFPLPVEIVPFGKELTLAKLTELGGNPVVRLARDGSVYTTDNGNYIADCNFGSIGDPGRLTAQLNAIPGVVENGLFVGMASGVIVGRADGSAAPLVRQS; from the coding sequence TTGAATCAGGATTCCAGCGCACAGGCAACAGGAAAACGGGCGGCGGCCGAAGAAGCGGTCCGGCGCATCGAGAGCGGCATGACCGTCGGGCTCGGCACAGGATCGACCGCGGTCTATGCGATCCGCAAAATCGGGGAGTTCGTGCAAGGCGGGCTGTCGATCCGGGCAGTTGCCACTTCGGTACAATCGGAGCGGCTTGCCCGCGAGCTCGGCATTCCGATCTCCCCCTTTGCCGATATTGACGGCATTGACGTAACGATCGACGGCGCCGACGAGGTCGACGGCGCATTCAACGCCATCAAAGGCGGCGGCGGCGCGCTGCTGCGCGAGAAAATCGTCGCCGCCGCAAGCAGGACGCTGATCCTCGTCGTCGATGAAAGCAAGGTCGTCCGGCGTCTCGGCGCTTTCCCCCTGCCTGTGGAAATTGTTCCGTTCGGCAAGGAGCTGACTTTGGCCAAGCTGACGGAGCTGGGCGGAAATCCGGTCGTTCGCCTCGCACGGGACGGCTCCGTCTATACGACCGACAACGGCAATTATATCGCGGACTGCAACTTCGGCTCCATCGGCGATCCGGGCCGGCTGACCGCGCAGCTGAATGCGATTCCCGGCGTCGTGGAAAACGGCCTGTTCGTCGGGATGGCGAGCGGGGTTATCGTCGGCAGGGCCGACGGATCGGCGGCGCCGCTTGTTCGCCAATCGTGA
- the yqfD gene encoding sporulation protein YqfD — MNASWMQWTKGIVTIRVRGDAAETLVNRALAAGVQLWSISRTSGGELVCDVTVGDYFRLRPLLKETGCRAHVLGRKGMPFWLVKLEKRLFFGAGLVLFFIGMYLLSSLVWTVDVKGNDKLSEEQILQAAKQEGIYPFQWSFRLQDTDVLSKKLARMLPGAAWVGVEKHGTRITIQVVETTKPETKPLLSPRDLVASTDAVVTDMLAETGRPVVKRNQKVKKGDVLISGLLGDEAHRQAVVAKGTVKGLVWHEYNIVSPLMRQVNVYTGQKSVRWYAVAWGRALKVSGFGKPPFAQYETEKQLEQASWRSWKLPLGRMKETLMEVRTDTVPVSEKDAKAAGLAQARADLIAKGGPGTVIRGENILHENSDNGKVYMKVLFEVEQSIAVERPLVQMQGD; from the coding sequence ATGAATGCGTCGTGGATGCAGTGGACGAAGGGCATCGTAACAATCCGCGTCAGAGGCGATGCGGCGGAAACGCTCGTAAACCGGGCGCTGGCCGCCGGCGTGCAGCTGTGGTCGATCAGCCGGACAAGCGGGGGGGAGCTTGTTTGCGACGTGACGGTCGGCGATTATTTCCGGCTGCGGCCGCTCCTGAAGGAGACCGGCTGCCGCGCGCATGTCCTCGGCCGGAAGGGAATGCCGTTCTGGCTCGTGAAGCTGGAGAAACGGCTTTTTTTTGGCGCCGGGCTCGTCCTGTTCTTCATTGGAATGTATTTGCTGTCGTCGCTCGTTTGGACCGTCGACGTCAAAGGGAACGACAAGCTGTCCGAAGAGCAGATTTTGCAGGCGGCGAAGCAGGAGGGCATTTATCCGTTTCAATGGTCGTTCCGGCTGCAGGATACGGACGTGCTGTCGAAGAAGCTCGCCCGGATGCTGCCCGGCGCGGCATGGGTCGGCGTCGAGAAGCACGGAACGCGCATTACGATTCAGGTCGTCGAGACGACGAAGCCGGAAACGAAGCCGCTGCTCAGCCCGCGCGATCTCGTGGCGTCCACGGACGCGGTCGTGACGGACATGCTGGCGGAAACGGGACGTCCCGTCGTGAAACGGAACCAGAAGGTAAAGAAAGGCGACGTGCTCATTTCGGGTCTGCTGGGGGACGAAGCGCACCGGCAGGCGGTCGTGGCCAAAGGCACGGTCAAGGGTCTCGTCTGGCACGAATACAATATTGTTTCGCCGCTTATGCGGCAGGTGAACGTATATACAGGACAAAAATCGGTGCGCTGGTACGCGGTCGCCTGGGGCCGCGCGCTCAAGGTGAGCGGCTTCGGCAAGCCGCCGTTCGCGCAGTACGAGACGGAGAAGCAGCTGGAGCAGGCTTCGTGGCGGTCGTGGAAGCTTCCGCTGGGACGAATGAAGGAAACGCTGATGGAGGTGCGCACGGATACGGTACCGGTGAGCGAGAAGGACGCGAAAGCGGCCGGACTGGCGCAGGCGCGCGCCGATTTGATCGCCAAGGGAGGACCGGGGACGGTCATCCGGGGTGAAAACATTTTGCATGAAAACTCGGACAATGGTAAAGTTTATATGAAAGTGCTTTTTGAGGTCGAACAGTCGATTGCAGTCGAAAGACCGCTAGTTCAGATGCAGGGAGATTGA
- the yicI gene encoding alpha-xylosidase, whose translation MKFTDGYWMLKDGIRISHPVEIRDLTADEQQLSVHAACKNIRTKGDTLNAPLLNVELSSPFADVIKVRWTHHAGKRPKGPAFTVFEDGNHRVTIENGDDAATLQSGGLTAAIRKDGPWEIAFHNYGKRITGSGPRRAGYIETKEKSAFFREQLDLGVGESVYGLGERFTPFVKNGQVVDIWNEDGGTSSEQAYKNVPFYLSSEGYGVFVNHPERVSFEIASEHVSKVQFSVPGETLEYYVIGGRTLKDVLNNYTTLTGKPALPPAWSFGLWLTTSFTTDYDEATVNSFIEGMEKRNLPLHVFHFDCFWMKEYQWCDFEWDPAVFPDPEGMLKRLKDRGLKICVWINSYIAQKSPLFREGMEKGYLLKTKDGDVWQWDMWQAGMGLVDFTNPDAAEWYKSHLRRLVDQGVDCFKTDFGERIPTDVVYFDGSDPDKMHNYYTFLFNRAVFEVLEEKLGKNEAMLFARSAAAGSQQFPVHWGGDCSATYESMAESLRGGLSLGLSGFGFWSHDISGFERTAPPDIYKRWVAFGLLSSHSRLHGNESYRVPWLFDEEAVDVLRFFTKLKSSLMPYLFAAAVEASQFGRPVMRAMVLEFPEDPTCHPLDLQYMLGQSLLVAPIFRPDGSVRYYVPEGRWTNYFTGETIEGGAWRRETHGYMSLPLLVRPNTLLAVGADDLRPDYDYADGVSFELFELVDGAEAAAPVHGLNGELQVAAKASRTGSRISITAEGAVKLWSVMLRGIREASRIEGATGETTARGLKLTPEPGRQSIIVTL comes from the coding sequence TTGAAATTTACTGACGGCTACTGGATGCTGAAAGACGGCATCCGTATCAGCCACCCGGTCGAAATACGCGATCTGACAGCGGACGAACAGCAGCTTTCGGTTCATGCCGCCTGCAAAAACATCCGCACCAAAGGGGATACGTTAAACGCTCCGCTGCTGAACGTGGAGCTCAGCTCGCCCTTCGCCGACGTCATTAAAGTGCGCTGGACGCATCATGCCGGCAAAAGGCCGAAAGGTCCGGCATTCACCGTTTTTGAAGATGGGAATCATCGCGTGACGATCGAAAATGGCGACGATGCAGCGACGCTGCAGAGCGGCGGGCTGACGGCAGCTATCCGCAAGGACGGCCCGTGGGAAATCGCCTTTCACAATTACGGTAAACGCATTACCGGAAGCGGTCCGCGGCGAGCCGGGTATATCGAGACGAAGGAAAAATCCGCCTTTTTCCGCGAGCAGCTTGACCTTGGTGTCGGCGAATCGGTTTACGGGCTTGGCGAGCGGTTTACGCCGTTTGTGAAAAACGGCCAGGTCGTCGACATCTGGAACGAAGACGGCGGGACAAGCAGCGAGCAGGCTTACAAGAACGTGCCGTTTTACCTGTCAAGCGAAGGCTACGGCGTTTTCGTCAACCATCCGGAACGCGTCTCGTTCGAGATTGCGTCGGAGCACGTATCCAAGGTGCAGTTCAGCGTCCCGGGCGAAACGCTCGAGTATTACGTGATCGGCGGCCGTACGCTGAAGGATGTCCTGAACAATTATACGACGCTGACGGGCAAGCCCGCGCTGCCTCCGGCTTGGTCGTTCGGGCTGTGGCTGACGACGTCGTTTACGACCGATTACGACGAAGCGACCGTCAACTCGTTTATCGAAGGAATGGAGAAGCGCAATCTTCCGCTGCACGTGTTCCATTTCGACTGCTTCTGGATGAAGGAGTACCAGTGGTGCGATTTCGAATGGGACCCCGCCGTTTTCCCGGATCCGGAAGGCATGCTGAAGCGGCTCAAGGACCGCGGGCTGAAAATTTGCGTCTGGATCAATTCGTATATTGCGCAAAAATCGCCGCTGTTCCGGGAGGGCATGGAGAAAGGCTATTTGCTCAAAACGAAAGACGGCGACGTTTGGCAGTGGGATATGTGGCAGGCGGGCATGGGACTCGTCGATTTCACGAACCCGGATGCGGCGGAATGGTATAAGAGTCATTTGAGGCGTCTCGTCGACCAGGGGGTTGACTGCTTCAAAACGGATTTCGGCGAGCGCATTCCGACGGATGTCGTTTATTTCGACGGCTCCGACCCGGATAAAATGCACAACTATTATACGTTTCTGTTCAATCGGGCGGTCTTCGAGGTGCTTGAGGAGAAGCTCGGCAAAAACGAAGCGATGCTGTTCGCCCGTTCGGCGGCGGCAGGCAGCCAGCAGTTTCCGGTGCACTGGGGCGGCGATTGCTCCGCGACATACGAATCGATGGCCGAATCGCTGCGCGGCGGTCTGTCGCTCGGCCTCTCGGGCTTCGGCTTCTGGAGTCACGACATCAGCGGCTTCGAGCGGACCGCGCCGCCGGACATTTACAAGCGCTGGGTCGCGTTCGGCCTGCTGTCCTCGCACAGCCGCCTGCACGGCAACGAATCGTACCGGGTGCCGTGGCTGTTCGACGAGGAGGCGGTCGACGTTCTCCGGTTTTTCACGAAGCTCAAAAGCAGCCTGATGCCGTACCTGTTCGCGGCTGCGGTCGAGGCTTCGCAGTTCGGGCGGCCGGTGATGCGCGCGATGGTGCTCGAGTTTCCGGAGGACCCGACCTGCCATCCGCTCGATCTCCAGTATATGCTGGGCCAAAGCCTGCTCGTCGCGCCGATCTTCCGGCCGGACGGCAGCGTCCGCTACTACGTGCCGGAAGGACGCTGGACAAATTATTTTACGGGCGAAACGATCGAGGGCGGGGCGTGGCGGCGGGAAACGCACGGCTATATGAGCCTGCCGCTACTCGTGCGGCCGAATACGCTGCTGGCTGTGGGCGCCGACGATCTGCGGCCGGATTACGATTACGCCGACGGCGTATCGTTTGAGCTGTTCGAGCTGGTAGACGGTGCGGAAGCCGCCGCTCCGGTCCACGGCTTGAACGGAGAGCTGCAGGTGGCGGCCAAAGCGTCGCGTACCGGCAGCCGGATCTCGATCACGGCGGAGGGAGCGGTCAAGCTTTGGAGCGTGATGCTGCGCGGCATCCGCGAAGCCTCCCGGATCGAAGGCGCGACGGGCGAGACGACCGCGCGCGGGCTGAAGCTGACGCCCGAACCCGGCAGGCAGTCGATCATTGTGACGCTGTAA
- a CDS encoding FAD-dependent oxidoreductase: protein MRFMRPSTRQKRDFVVETALKLFRERGFEQVSVDEIIHATGTSKGTFYHYFKSKDELLVELPRRQMDAARQWAQQRPSRVAFIQRHIERLFIDLGSVLEPMPKVVRSLIALQMEHDELRRQLTMLEAYVVTEIADWVGDRRKAMLLYTIYAGTVVGWATHGGSLSDALRMHLATAWDGLRGQNETTTNGDGSSGLPFIEEETKMKIAIIGGGLAGLTAAAYLSARPGVEGVLFERSPQLGGRAFTYEKAGFTLNYGAHAIYGIDRHTLSVMERELGLSFGSKQVDKRKVMYEKGDQVTPAPLDAINLVKTEVLTAAQKVRFVAEIAAVVANIHQVKNYATLGDYLAESGAGEDVKELWEHLVCSNFFITPEDARRVPGPVISAYYHNLFLSQRPVNYVLGSWAVITNQLRAKIDQSGRWTFALQEGVDGIRYENGKYILKTKSREEAFDRIVFAMPVQQVVKLLRGTPWEPFLEPYERNTPTEVMVYDVGFNRIVARPFSYISDMNNKMFISDVSATDHTLIPEGGQLLQGIAYLSDETHGGENGRKAYLEERTAQMEALFDRHYPGWRDAVAVKRVSKKAMVQSVKNVVGNRLLPSRIESMPFYFCGDGCEGKGELAERAFSSARRVAQLLAEELARV, encoded by the coding sequence ATGAGATTCATGCGCCCGTCCACCCGCCAAAAACGCGATTTCGTCGTGGAAACGGCACTCAAGCTGTTTCGCGAACGCGGCTTCGAGCAGGTATCGGTGGACGAGATCATCCATGCGACCGGAACTTCGAAGGGTACCTTTTACCACTATTTCAAAAGCAAGGACGAGCTGCTCGTCGAGCTGCCCCGGCGGCAAATGGATGCGGCGCGCCAGTGGGCGCAGCAGCGGCCTTCGCGGGTCGCTTTCATCCAGCGTCATATCGAACGGCTGTTTATCGACCTCGGGTCGGTTTTGGAGCCGATGCCGAAGGTGGTCCGCAGCCTGATCGCCCTGCAGATGGAGCACGATGAGCTGAGACGCCAGCTGACGATGCTGGAGGCTTACGTCGTGACGGAAATCGCCGATTGGGTCGGCGACCGGAGAAAAGCCATGCTGCTCTATACGATCTATGCGGGAACCGTCGTCGGATGGGCGACGCATGGCGGCAGTCTTTCGGACGCATTGCGCATGCATCTGGCAACGGCCTGGGATGGACTGCGGGGACAAAACGAGACAACGACGAATGGAGACGGCAGCTCCGGCTTGCCGTTCATCGAGGAGGAAACGAAAATGAAAATCGCAATTATCGGAGGCGGCCTTGCAGGCCTGACGGCGGCCGCCTATTTATCGGCCCGGCCCGGCGTGGAAGGCGTCCTGTTCGAACGCAGCCCCCAGCTCGGCGGACGTGCGTTTACGTACGAGAAGGCCGGCTTTACGCTTAACTATGGCGCGCACGCCATTTACGGCATCGACCGTCATACGCTTTCGGTCATGGAGCGGGAGCTCGGCTTGTCGTTCGGCAGCAAGCAGGTCGACAAGCGGAAGGTGATGTACGAGAAAGGCGATCAGGTGACGCCAGCCCCGCTCGACGCGATCAATCTGGTAAAGACCGAGGTGCTGACCGCGGCGCAGAAGGTCCGCTTCGTGGCGGAAATTGCCGCGGTCGTCGCCAACATTCATCAGGTGAAAAATTATGCGACGCTTGGCGACTACCTTGCCGAATCCGGCGCGGGCGAGGATGTCAAGGAGCTGTGGGAGCATCTGGTCTGCAGCAACTTCTTCATCACTCCGGAAGACGCGCGGCGCGTGCCCGGACCCGTCATCAGCGCATATTACCACAACTTGTTTCTGTCGCAGCGCCCCGTCAACTACGTGCTCGGCAGCTGGGCCGTCATCACGAACCAGCTGCGCGCCAAAATCGATCAGAGCGGCCGCTGGACGTTCGCCCTGCAGGAAGGCGTCGACGGCATCCGCTACGAGAACGGCAAATATATTTTGAAGACCAAATCGCGCGAGGAAGCGTTCGACCGCATCGTCTTCGCCATGCCGGTGCAGCAGGTCGTCAAGCTGCTTCGCGGCACTCCGTGGGAGCCGTTCCTTGAGCCGTACGAGCGGAACACGCCGACGGAAGTCATGGTGTACGACGTCGGCTTCAATCGTATCGTAGCCCGGCCGTTCAGCTATATCAGCGATATGAACAACAAAATGTTCATTTCCGACGTATCGGCAACGGACCATACGCTCATTCCCGAAGGCGGCCAGCTGCTGCAGGGCATCGCTTATCTGAGCGACGAGACGCACGGAGGCGAGAATGGCCGCAAAGCATACCTTGAGGAACGCACGGCGCAAATGGAGGCGCTGTTCGACCGCCATTATCCGGGCTGGCGCGACGCCGTCGCCGTTAAGCGGGTTTCCAAGAAAGCGATGGTGCAAAGCGTCAAAAATGTCGTTGGCAACCGCCTGCTGCCCAGCCGGATCGAAAGCATGCCCTTCTACTTTTGCGGCGACGGCTGCGAGGGCAAAGGCGAGCTGGCCGAGCGGGCCTTCTCGAGCGCGCGCCGCGTCGCGCAGCTGCTGGCGGAAGAGCTTGCCCGGGTCTAA
- a CDS encoding histidine triad nucleotide-binding protein: MDCIFCKIVEGSVPSRKVFENERILAFHDIQPAAPVHILIIPKAHIPTMNDVAAEHDALMAEIFTVARQIAAEQGIAESGYRLVNNCNADGGQVVYHLHLHLLGGRKLGAVTG; the protein is encoded by the coding sequence ATGGATTGTATTTTTTGCAAAATCGTCGAAGGTTCCGTTCCTTCGCGCAAGGTGTTCGAGAACGAACGCATTTTGGCTTTTCACGATATTCAGCCCGCCGCTCCGGTACATATTTTGATCATTCCGAAGGCGCATATTCCTACGATGAACGATGTCGCGGCGGAGCATGACGCCCTGATGGCCGAAATCTTCACGGTCGCCCGCCAAATCGCCGCGGAGCAGGGGATCGCCGAATCCGGCTACCGGCTCGTCAACAATTGCAATGCCGACGGCGGCCAGGTCGTTTACCATCTGCACCTGCATCTGCTGGGCGGCAGGAAGCTCGGCGCGGTTACCGGTTAA
- a CDS encoding GatB/YqeY domain-containing protein: protein MNLSERLNDDMKQAMKSQDKFKLSVIRMVRSSIKNREIDLKRSLDDTEVLDILSREVKQRKDSLQEFEKAGRDDLVSDLAAEIEIISAYLPQQLNEEEIKVIVQQTIQETGASSKAEMGKVMAALMPKVKGRADGKLVNTIVQQFLQ, encoded by the coding sequence ATGAACCTTAGCGAACGATTGAACGACGATATGAAGCAAGCGATGAAAAGTCAGGACAAATTCAAGCTTTCCGTCATCCGGATGGTCCGTTCGTCCATCAAGAACCGGGAAATCGACTTGAAACGTTCGCTCGACGACACCGAAGTGCTTGATATCTTAAGTCGTGAAGTCAAACAACGTAAAGATTCCCTCCAAGAATTTGAAAAAGCCGGCCGCGACGATCTTGTGTCAGATCTTGCCGCAGAAATTGAAATTATTAGTGCATACCTTCCTCAGCAGCTGAACGAAGAAGAGATCAAAGTGATTGTTCAGCAGACCATCCAGGAAACCGGTGCTTCTTCCAAAGCCGAGATGGGGAAAGTCATGGCTGCCCTCATGCCGAAGGTAAAAGGGCGCGCTGACGGTAAACTAGTAAATACGATCGTGCAGCAATTTCTGCAATAA
- a CDS encoding MATE family efflux transporter has product MFKNWGAILVLAVPSLVSFATQTVTGTVNLIMVGHLGSLIIAVVGVSNIIMYNAFALFSGIGHTVNYLVAQNYGSGDMVKGISRTYLAMLLCLFFALCVAAAGWTAADDILRWTGGSESLVRSGTDYLKLRFYAMSFGIVNFAFHGFLRGIGATKMSMVVALVSNVLMALLTYMFTFGRWGSPELGLQGAGIAVLAGEAIQFLICALLFFFALHGRFRTRSLGAVRFEWPEMKLIAGESGKLGMQEFSLSLSMYIFTSFVARLGDEALAANEVSLNVMSFGFMPAFAFGATATIMVGQHVGKGTPLLGRRAGTDTAVLGTIFLIVLGTVEIIFAVPIAHLYSDDKAVYELAAFLIQVSAYLQIFDGLLNFYAGGLRGIGDTTFLLRVSLAVSWLLFVPLAYLFIFVFDWGSLGAWLSLYSFLTVFGISVMVRFYRTDWASVRLKEAAH; this is encoded by the coding sequence ATGTTCAAAAACTGGGGCGCCATTCTCGTGCTCGCCGTTCCGTCGCTCGTCTCGTTCGCGACGCAGACGGTCACCGGCACCGTCAACCTGATCATGGTCGGCCATCTCGGGTCGCTCATCATCGCGGTTGTCGGGGTTTCCAACATTATTATGTACAACGCTTTCGCCCTTTTCTCTGGCATCGGTCATACGGTCAATTATTTGGTGGCGCAAAATTACGGCTCCGGGGATATGGTCAAGGGAATCTCCCGCACCTATTTGGCGATGCTGCTGTGCCTGTTTTTCGCCCTCTGTGTCGCCGCCGCTGGATGGACGGCTGCGGACGATATTTTGCGCTGGACGGGAGGCTCCGAGAGCCTGGTGCGCAGCGGCACGGATTATTTGAAGCTCCGCTTTTACGCCATGTCGTTCGGTATCGTCAATTTCGCTTTTCACGGTTTTTTGCGCGGCATCGGCGCGACGAAAATGTCCATGGTCGTCGCGCTCGTCAGCAACGTGCTGATGGCGCTGCTCACCTACATGTTCACCTTCGGGCGGTGGGGAAGCCCGGAGCTCGGGCTTCAGGGAGCCGGAATCGCCGTGCTCGCCGGAGAAGCGATACAGTTCCTGATTTGCGCCTTGCTGTTCTTTTTCGCCCTGCACGGGCGGTTCCGTACGCGCAGCCTGGGCGCGGTCCGTTTCGAATGGCCGGAAATGAAGCTCATCGCCGGCGAAAGCGGAAAGCTCGGCATGCAGGAATTTTCGCTCAGCCTGTCGATGTATATTTTCACTTCCTTTGTGGCAAGGCTGGGCGACGAGGCGCTTGCGGCAAACGAGGTATCGCTGAATGTCATGTCGTTCGGCTTTATGCCCGCGTTCGCATTCGGGGCGACGGCGACGATTATGGTCGGCCAGCATGTCGGCAAAGGCACGCCGCTGCTCGGGCGCCGGGCGGGCACGGACACGGCGGTGCTCGGTACGATTTTCCTGATCGTGCTCGGCACGGTGGAGATCATTTTCGCCGTTCCGATCGCCCATCTGTATTCGGACGACAAAGCGGTTTACGAGCTGGCCGCATTCCTGATTCAAGTGTCGGCTTATTTGCAAATTTTCGACGGCCTGCTCAATTTTTATGCCGGCGGCCTGCGGGGCATCGGGGATACGACCTTCCTGCTTCGCGTTTCGCTTGCGGTGAGCTGGCTGCTGTTCGTGCCGCTGGCGTATCTGTTTATTTTCGTCTTCGATTGGGGAAGCCTTGGAGCATGGTTGTCGCTTTATTCATTCCTGACGGTGTTCGGCATCAGCGTCATGGTCCGCTTCTACCGGACGGATTGGGCGTCCGTGCGCCTGAAGGAAGCGGCGCATTGA
- the floA gene encoding flotillin-like protein FloA (flotillin-like protein involved in membrane lipid rafts), whose protein sequence is MGLDPTVTIIIIVVLAIIALSVFLSFFPIMLWISALASGVRIGIITLVAMRLRRVIPSRIVNPLIKATKAGLGLTINQLESHFLAGGNVDRVVNALIAAERANIELGFERAAAIDLAGRDVLQAVQMSVNPRVIETPIVSAVAKDGIEVKVKARVTVRANIDRLVGGAGEETIIARVGEGIVTTVGSSKSHKDVLENPDLISRTVLGKGLDAGTAFEILSIDIADVDVGKNIGAHLQTEQAEADKRIAQAKAEERRAMAVAQEQEMKAKVVEMRARVVESESQVPLAMADALKSGKIGVLDYMNLKNIEADTQMRSSIGRPDAGMTDKPGE, encoded by the coding sequence ATGGGACTGGATCCGACTGTAACCATCATTATTATTGTGGTGCTCGCGATTATCGCGCTGTCCGTGTTTCTCAGCTTTTTCCCGATCATGCTCTGGATTTCGGCACTTGCTTCCGGCGTGCGCATCGGCATTATCACGCTCGTGGCGATGCGGCTGCGCCGGGTCATTCCGAGCCGGATCGTCAATCCGCTGATCAAAGCGACGAAGGCGGGGCTCGGGCTGACGATTAATCAGCTGGAAAGCCACTTTCTGGCGGGCGGCAACGTCGACCGCGTCGTCAATGCGCTGATCGCCGCGGAGCGGGCCAACATCGAGCTCGGCTTCGAACGGGCCGCCGCGATCGACCTGGCCGGCCGCGACGTGCTGCAGGCGGTGCAGATGAGCGTCAACCCGCGCGTCATCGAGACGCCGATCGTATCCGCCGTCGCCAAGGACGGCATCGAAGTGAAGGTCAAGGCGCGCGTAACGGTTCGCGCGAACATCGACCGGCTCGTCGGCGGCGCCGGCGAAGAAACGATTATCGCCCGCGTCGGCGAAGGCATTGTCACGACGGTCGGTTCTTCGAAATCGCATAAGGACGTGCTGGAAAACCCGGATCTCATCTCCCGGACCGTGCTGGGCAAAGGGCTGGACGCCGGCACGGCGTTCGAAATTTTGTCCATCGATATCGCGGACGTCGACGTGGGCAAAAACATCGGCGCCCATCTGCAGACGGAGCAGGCGGAAGCCGACAAGCGGATCGCCCAGGCAAAGGCGGAGGAACGCCGTGCGATGGCGGTGGCGCAGGAGCAGGAAATGAAGGCGAAGGTCGTCGAGATGCGCGCGCGCGTCGTCGAATCCGAATCCCAGGTGCCGCTGGCCATGGCGGACGCGCTGAAGAGCGGAAAAATCGGCGTGCTCGATTATATGAATTTGAAAAATATCGAAGCCGACACGCAGATGCGGAGCTCGATCGGCAGACCCGACGCCGGAATGACCGATAAGCCCGGCGAATAG
- the rpsU gene encoding 30S ribosomal protein S21, whose protein sequence is MSETKVRKNETIDAALRRFKRSIAKDGVLAEVKKRKHYEKPSVKRKKKSEAARKRKF, encoded by the coding sequence GTGTCTGAAACAAAAGTTCGCAAAAACGAGACAATCGATGCTGCACTCCGCCGCTTCAAGCGTTCGATCGCAAAGGATGGCGTCTTGGCCGAGGTGAAGAAACGCAAGCATTATGAGAAGCCTAGTGTCAAACGCAAGAAAAAGTCCGAGGCTGCGCGTAAAAGAAAGTTTTAG